The Pochonia chlamydosporia 170 chromosome 1, whole genome shotgun sequence genome window below encodes:
- a CDS encoding eukaryotic translation initiation factor 3 subunit 2 (similar to Aspergillus terreus NIH2624 XP_001208970.1), with translation MRPILLSGHERALTQIRYNLDGDIIFSVAKDQQICAWFSHNGERLGTYHGHVGAIWTVDVDPTSTMIASGSADNTIRLWDVKSGKCLKVWEFPTAVKRVEFNEDGTKLLGVTEKRMGYLSNIVVMDINPDVEAEQSDEKVLTIVCDESKATVAGWSNMSKYIIAGHEDGSVSQYDGKTGDMLDNFPIHELNQPIVDLQWSSDRTYFITACKDKTAKLIAARDLTVLKTYTADTPLNSATITPKKDFVILGGGQAAMDVTRTSARQGKFEARFYHKIFEDEVGRVRGHFGPLNTVAVDPNGKSYASGGEDGYVRVHHFDKGYFDFLYEVERERINRMQ, from the exons ATGAGACCCATTCTCCTTTCTGGGCACGAGCGTGCGCTCACTCAGATTCG GTATAACCTCGACGGcgacatcatcttctccgTTGCCAAAGATCAACAGATTTGCGCCTGGTTTTCACACAATGGCGAGCGCCTCGGAACCTACCACGGCCACGTTGGTGCCATTTGGACCGTCGACGTCGACCCAACCTCGACCATGATCGCCTCTGGATCCGCCGACAACACGATTCGCCTCTGGGACGTCAAGAGCGGCAAGTGCCTCAAGGTCTGGGAGTTCCCCACGGCCGTCAAGCGCGTCGAGTTCAACGAGGACGGCACCAAGCTTCTGGGTGTCACGGAAAAGCGCATGGGCTACCTGAGTAACATTGTCGTCATGGACATCAACCCCGACGTCGAGGCCGAGCAGAGCGACGAAAAGGTACTCACCATTGTCTGCGACGAATCCAAGGCTACCGTCGCCGGATGGAGCAACATGAGCAAATACATCATTGCCGGACACGAGGACGGCAGTGTCAGCCAGTACGACGGCAAGACCGGCGACATGCTCGACAACTTTCCCATCCACGAACTCAACCAGCCCATTGTCGATCTGCAGTGGTCTTCTGACCGCACCTATTTCATCACCGCTTGCAAGGACAAGACTGCCAAG CTCATTGCCGCCCGCGATCTTACCGTCCTGAAGACCTACACCGCCGATACCCCCCTCAACAGCGCCACCATCACCCCCAAGAAGGACTTTGTTAtccttggtggtggtcagGCCGCCATGGATGTCACCAGAACTTCTGCCCGACAGGGTAAATTCGAAGCCCGTTTCTACCACAAGATCttcgaggacgaggtcgGCCGTGTCCGAGGTCATTTCGGTCCCCTCAACACCGTCGCCGTCGACCCCAACGGCAAGAGCTACGCAAGCGGCGGAGAGGACGGTTACGTCCGTGTCCACCACTTCGACAAGGGTtactttgactttttgtaCGAGGTCGAGAGAGAACGAATCAACCGGATGCAGTGA
- a CDS encoding cytochrome p450 monooxygenase protein (similar to Togninia minima UCRPA7 XP_007918750.1) codes for MAAQSEALLVSWPSLANPQWITWTLIAVSILTLLLHGLKRLQPKPLPGIPYNRGIGILGDLPEMREAFNNGGARTWMWNMAKRHNSPIVQMFFPPFKKSSVIIVDYHEAYDILVRRTKEFDRSTRSTEMFNTVIPNHHISMKSSDHRFKGNKELIKDLMTPSFLSNVSAPAIYNKVTELIDLWEFKMDAGYGRPFAAFQDIADATVDIILAVSFGFEDRHSVMRRYVESLASEPKPRASTDPMEPVEFARPPHSPDIDDLVTVNKSLHVAITSPIPSLHHWILKKTKWRKAFRRKEEIVTEEINKAVKRLAVGDGSDSSGKSAMDHMLLREMSAARKAGREPLLGFLIGGSETSASAFGWVLKFLADNQDAQAKLRRQLCVSYAEARAEKRQPTVSEIVHNAAPYLDAFIEESLRCTKTLPVLMRQATVDTSILGYHIPKDTTIIILSRGASITESAIQVPDDIRSKSSLATRERVPNWNDNEITQFKPERWIKTKEQTGGTAEFDNIEFDTCAGPMLTFGGGPRGCFGKRLAYLELRIMLTLLVWNFDFEQCAPELSSYESIDIFTTMPRQCYAKLRKTLL; via the exons atgGCAGCTCAGAGCGAAGCGTTATTAGTGAGCTGGCCGTCGCTGGCCAATCCACAATGGATAACCTGGACCCTGATAGCTGTTTCTATTTTGACATTATTGCTACACGGACTTAAGCGACTGCAACCTAAGCCATTACCTGGAATCCCGTACAACAGAGGTATTGGCATTCTAGGTGACTTGCCAGAGATGAGGGAAGCTTTCAACAACGGAGGTGCACGAACTTGGATGTGGAATATGGCCAAGAGACACAACTCCCCTATAGTACAAATGTTCTTCCCGCCATTCAAAAAGTCTTCGGTTATTATAGTGGACTATCATGAGGCGTATGATATCCTTGTTCGACGCACCAAAGAATTCGATCGCAGTACTCGCAGCACAGAGATGTTCAACACGGTGATACCAAATCATCACATTTCAATGAAGTCATCCGATCATAGGTTTAAGGGAAACAAGGAGCTTATCAAGGACTTGATGACTCCGTCGTTTCTTTCCAACGTTTCTGCGCCAGCTATTTATAACAAAGTGACGGAGCTTATTGATCTGTGGGAGTTCAAGATGGATGCCGGGTACGGCCGCCCCTTTGCTGCCTTCCAAGACATTGCTGATGCCACTGTCGATATTATCCTCGCCGTATCCTTTGGGTTCGAAGATCGCCACAGTGTCATGAGACGATACGTAGAGTCACTTGCCTCGGAACCAAAACCTCGCGCTTCAACTGATCCAATGGAGCCTGTGGAATTCGCACGGCCGCCTCATTCCCCAGATATCGACGACTTAGTTACTGTGAATAAGAGCTTACACGTTGCAATAACGTCCCCCATACCCAGTTTACATCATTggattttgaagaagacgaaatgGAGGAAAGCATTTCGCCGCAAAGAGGAAATCGTAACCGAGGAAATTAACAAGGCGGTCAAGAGGCTTGCGGTTGGCGACGGCAGTGACTCAAGTGGCAAGTCAGCAATGGACCATATGCTTCTGCGAGAGATGTCGGCGGCTCGTAAAGCTGGAAGAGAGCCT cttcttggatttcttATCGGTGGCTCAGAGACGTCCGCTTCCGCATTTGGCTGGGTCTTGAAGTTTCTCGCGGATAACCAAGATGCGCAAGCCAAACTTCGACGTCAACTATGTGTATCGTATGCTGAGGCCAGGGCCGAGAAGCGCCAGCCAACTGTGTCCGAGATTGTGCATAACGCGGCGCCCTACTTGGATGCTTTCATTGAAGAGTCTCTTCGCTGCACGAAAACGCTCCCTGTTCTGATGCGACAAGCTACAGTTGACACCTCTATTCTGGGATATCATATACCAAAAGATACAACGATAATTATACTCTCTCGCGGTGCCTCCATCACCGAGTCTGCGATCCAAGTTCCAGATGACATACGATCAAAGTCCAGCTTGGCTACCCGCGAGAGAGTACCAAACTGGAATGACAATGAAATAACACAATTTAAGCCCGAGCGTTGGATCAAGACAAAAGAGCAGACAGGCGGAACTGCAGAgtttgacaacattgagTTTGACACCTGCGCAGGGCCAATGCTaacttttggcggcggccCAAGAGGTTGCTTCGGCAAGCGACTTGCGTATTTAGAGCTGCGAATAATGCTGACGCTCTTGGTATGGaattttgactttgagcagTGTGCGCCGGAGTTGAGCTCTTACGAAAGCATCGACATATTCACAACAATGCCACGCCAGTGCTATGCCAAGCTCAGGAAGACACTGCTGTAA
- a CDS encoding C-1-tetrahydrofolate synthase, mitochondrial precursor (similar to Aspergillus terreus NIH2624 XP_001208969.1) yields MTARILDGTAIAKSIRERIGAEIAEKQKLNPRYKPSLKIIQVGDRSDSSTYVRMKLKAAAEAGVACELIQFPVDTTEPELLDQIRRLNHDSTVNGILVQLPLPANISEYNITSSVADEKDVDGFGTNNIGELAKRGGAPIFTPCTPKGVMYMLKEAGIQIAGKTAVVLGRSNIVGGPVSYLLRHADATVIVCHSKTQGLENYLKHADIVIAAIGQARFVKAEWLKEGAVVIDVGTNFIPDASKKSGQRMVGDVDFDGASKVASVITPVPGGVGPMTVAMLLQNVVEATNLFFEKEKIRKTIPIPLKLKSPVPSDIAISRDQTPKQITRIAAEVGIAPHELEPYGAYKAKVDLDLLKRLDHRRNGRYVVVTGITPTPLGEGKSTTTMGLAQALGAHVGRLTFANVRQPSQGPTFGIKGGAAGGGYSQVIPMDEFNLHLTGDIHAITAANNLLAAAIETRIFHENTQKDGPLYRRLVPVKNGVRKFVPVMFRRLKKLGIDKTNPDDLTEDEIRRFARLDIDPETITWRRVLDVNDRHLRGVTVGTAPTEKGQSRETGFDISVASECMAILALSTSLADMRERLGRMVVATSRGGDPVTCDDIGAGGALTALMKDAIKPNLMQTLEGTPVFVHAGPFANISIGQSSIIADKLALKLAGTEPDENPSESAGFVVTEAGFDFTMGGERFFNIKCRTSGLVPDVVVVVATVRALKVHGGGPPIAPGAPLDPVYKQENVEILRAGCVNLKKHISNAKSFGVPVVVAINKFATDTDAEIAVVREEALSAGAEDAILADHWAQGGQGAVDLAKGVVAACEKPKELTLTYGLDGTIQERIEAIGQKMYGAAKVEFSELAQKKVDTYTRQGYGNLPICIAKTQYSLSHDPDLKGAPTGFTVPIRDVRMAAGAGYLYALAADIQTIPGLPTAPGYLNVDVDTETGEIDGLF; encoded by the exons ATGACTGCTCGAATCTTGGATGGCACTGCCATCGCCAAGAGCATCCGTGAGAGGATTGGTGCAGAAATTgccgagaagcaaaagcTCAATCCGCGCTACAAGCCTTCGCTCAAGATCATTCAAG TTGGCGACCGCTCAGACTCTT CCACTTATGTGCGcatgaagctcaaggctgccGCAGAG GCTGGCGTCGCTTGTGAACTTATCCAATTCCCCGTAGACACCACCGAACCCGAACTCCTGGACCAGATTCGTCGCCTCAACCACGACTCCACTGTCAACGGCATCTTGGTTCAGCTGCCCCTACCCGCCAACATCTCCGagtacaacatcacctcTTCCGTTGCCGACGAAAAGGATGTCGATGGCTTCGGGACTAACAACATTGGCGAGCTGGCCAAACGGGGAGGCGCCCCAATCTTCACCCCTTGCACCCCCAAGGGCGTCATGTACATGCTCAAAGAGGCTGGCATTCAGATCGCCGGAAAGACGGCAGTCGTTCTTGGCCGAAGCAACATTGTTGGTGGACCCGTCAGCTACCTGTTGCGACATGCTGATGCCACCGTCATTGTCTGCCACTCCAAGACGCAGGGACTGGAGAACTATCTCAAGCACGCTGACATTGTcattgctgccattgggCAAGCTCGCTTTGTCAAGGCTGAATGGTTAAAGGAGGGTGCCGTTGTCATTGATGTCGGAACTAACTTTATTCCCgatgcctccaagaagagTGGCCAGCGTatggttggtgatgtcgacTTTGACGGTGCTTCCAAGGTTGCATCGGTCATCACTCCTGTGCCTGGTGGCGTTGGCCCCATGACAGTTGCCATGCTTTTGCAAAACGTTGTAGAAGCTACCAATCTGTTCTtcgagaaggagaagattaGAAAGACGATCCCCATCCCCTTGAAACTCAAAAGCCCCGTGCCGTCTGATATCGCCATCTCCCGAGATCAGACGCCCAAGCAAATTACTCGAATTGCGGCCGAGGTTGGCATTGCTCCCCACGAACTGGAGCCCTACGGTGCCtacaaggccaaggttgatcTTGACCTGCTGAAGCGCCTGGACCACCGCAGAAATGGTCGTTACGTCGTCGTCACTGGTATCACGCCAACGCCCCTTGGAGAAGGCAagtccaccaccaccatgggcCTTGCCCAGGCTCTGGGAGCCCATGTGGGCAGACTTACCTTCGCCAATGTACGACAACCCAGTCAGGGCCCGACTTTCGGAATCAAGGGCGGCGCTGCAGGCGGTGGTTACAGTCAGGTCATTCCCATGGATGAGTTTAACTTGCACTTGACCGGCGACATCCACGCCATCACTGCCGCCAACAATCTCTTGGCCGCTGCCATCGAAACCCGCATCTTCCACGAAAACACCCAAAAAGACGGACCGCTCTACCGAAGACTAGTCCCCGTAAAGAATGGAGTCCGAAAGTTCGTCCCGGTCATGTTCCGTcggttgaagaagctgggcattGACAAGACCAACCCTGATGATCTCACCGAGGACGAAATTCGACGATTTGCCCGTCTCGATATTGACCCAGAGACCATCACTTGGAGGCGTGTTCTCGACGTCAACGATCGCCACCTGCGAGGCGTCACTGTCGGCACGGCACCCACAGAGAAGGGTCAATCCCGAGAAACCGGCTTCGATATCTCCGTTGCCAGTGAGTGCATGGCTATTCTCGCTTTGAGCACAAGTTTGGCGGACATGCGAGAGCGTCTGGGCCGCATGGTCGTTGCTACTTCTCGCGGCGGCGACCCAGTCACTTGCGACGACATTGGCGCCGGAGGCGCTTTGACGGCCCTGATGAAGGATGCCATTAAGCCCAACCTTATGCAAACCCTGGAAGGAACTCCTGTTTTCGTCCACGCTGGTCCGTTTGCCAACATTAGTATCGGCCAGAGTTCCATCATTGCCGACAAACTGGCATTGAAGCTGGCTGGCACCGAGCCTGACGAGAACCCCAGTGAATCTGCAGGTTTCGTTGTCACCGAGGCTGGCTTTGATTTCACCATGGGCGGTGAAcgattcttcaacatcaaatgcCGTACATCTGGCCTCGTCCCCgatgttgtcgtcgtcgtggcTACCGTGCGTGCTCTCAAGGtccatggtggtggtcctCCTATTGCCCCTGGTGCTCCTCTTGACCCTGTCTACAAGCAAGAGAATGTGGAAATTCTGCGCGCTGGTTGTGTGAACCTCAAGAAGCACATCAGCAACGCCAAGTCATTTGGTGTTCCGGTCGtcgttgccatcaacaagttcGCTACCGACACGGATGCTGAGATTGCCGTTGTCCGCGAGGAAGCACTGTCTGCGGGCGCCGAAGATGCCATCCTGGCGGACCACTGGGCTCAAGGTGGTCAAGGAGCTGTTGACCTCGCCAAGGGTGTTGTCGCTGCTTGCGAAAAGCCCAAAGAGCTCACGCTTACCTATGGCCTTGACGGCACCATTCAGGAGCgcattgaagccattggcCAGAAGATGTACGGTGCTGCCAAGGTTGAGTTCAGCGAGCTGGCTCAGAAAAAGGTCGACACCTACACCAGACAGGGTTACGGAAACCTGCCCATTTGTATTGCCAAGACGCAGTATTCTCTCTCCCACGACCCGGATCTGAAGGGTGCACCCACTGGCTTTACCGTTCCCATTCGGGATGTCCgtatggctgctggtgcagGATATCT GTATGCTTTGGCGGCTGATATCCAGACCATCCCCGGACTTCCCACGGCCCCAGGTTATCTCAacgttgatgttgatacTGAGACTGGCGAGATTGACGGTCTGTTCTAG
- a CDS encoding cytochrome p450 3a21 (similar to Colletotrichum gloeosporioides Nara gc5 XP_007275498.1), producing MLAAHWLVLAPLYAKLIRLLPKSWWDDWLDLMHPDAGYRLDMSRYTRHGDTFALVSPGAIMIQTASADVIRQIIKQREKFPKPCHIYGMLRLFGENVVTTEGAIWKAHRKITSASFNEKNSPLVFREIIEQTNGMISTWVDNLGNRSEPLTSISADIKRLTVNVITYVGFGLRLLWPGQVLPPGLDATSAKYASLDAPPGFSMSFVDTLIQLMNDILIVMLLPQWLLRLSPWKGPRLAASAYQDYVKYSNMMMDEKIEGVERGKPVEEGMDFMGALIRGSYGLDRKTSTSAEKPDKAHVLNRQEILGNAFAMFVAGHETSANTIHFTLINLATNPAAQRLVQKDIDELVGDSDPSTWDYERLIGPMATSAVAASMNETLRLIPPVPAIPKQISRDQDQVINVDGQECLLPRGSLIMLQVLKAHEDPRHWPYEESKLTPGKDDLRDYKPERWFETTPGLRRQGQLDETFVRPVRSESPDSNEDESDEGIERKLDCNARFFRPRRGAYLPFSDGARSCLGRRVAQVEIMTFLAVLLQRYSIELAPDQWAGEDEVQRMGREARADVYRKAQTLTRQTLAEAESVITLGLQGKSVPMRLVKRGEEKFTSWMSDA from the exons ATGCTAGCTGCACACTGGTTGGTGCTGGCCCCGTTATACGCAAAGCTCATTAGACTGCTGCCCAAATCATGGTGGGATGACTGGCTGGA TCTCATGCATCCCGATGCCGGCTACAGGTTAGATATGAGCCGTTATACTCGGCATGGCGACACGTTTGCTCTCGTTTCTCCTGGTGCCATCATGATTCAAACTGCCAGTGCCGATGTGATTCGACAAATTATCAAACAGCGAGAGAAGTTTCCCAAGCCGTGCCATATATATGGCATGTTGAGGCTGTTTGGCGAAAATGTTGTCACGACGGAGGGAGCCATATGGAAGGCGCATCGCAAAATTACCTCAGCAAGCTTCAATGAGAAGAACTCACCTCTCGTGTTCCGCGAAATTATTGAACAGACGAACGGCATGATAAGCACCTGGGTGGACAACTTGGGGAACAGGAGCGAGCCTCTAACATCAATCTCAGCTGACATCAAACGTCTCACGGTCAATGTTATTACTTATGTTGGCTTTGGACTGCGGCTTCTCTGGCCAGGTCAGGTCTTGCCGCCAGGGCTAGATGCTACATCTGCAAAATATGCTTCACTGGATGCACCGCCTGGATTTTCGATGTCTTTCGTGGATACCCTCATCCAGTTAATGAACGACATTTTGATCGTCATGCTGCTTCCACAGTGGCTGTTGAGACTGTCCCCGTGGAAAGGTCCTCGCCTGGCTGCCTCAGCTTACCAGGATTATGTCAAGTACtcaaacatgatgatggatgagaagATCGAAGGTGTGGAAAGAGGGAAGCCGGTAGAGGAGGGGATGGATTTCATGGGCGCATTGATACGTGGATCATACGGTTTGGATAGGAAGACGTCGACTTCTGCCGAAAAGCCTGACAAAGCCCATGTCCTGAACCGACAGGAGATTCTTGGAAACGCATTCGCCATGTTTGTTGCGGGCCACGAGACGTCAGCAAACACGATTCACTTCACCCTTATTAACCTAGCCACAAATCCAGCGGCCCAACGCCTCGTCCAGAAGGATATCGACGAACTAGTTGGGGATTCGGACCCGTCGACTTGGGATTACGAGCGATTGATTGGGCCCATGGCAACCAGCGCGGTTGCGGCGAGTATGAACGAGACTCTTCGCCTCATTCCACCTGTACCTGCCATCCCCAAGCAGATATCTCGGGATCAAGACCAGGTGATCAATGTCGACGGGCAAGAATGTCTGCTCCCGCGGGGTAGTTTGATTATGCTTCAAGTTTTGAAGGCACACGAAGACCCTAGACACTGGCCATACGAAGAGAGCAAGTTGACCCCCGGAAAGGATGATCTTCGAGACTACAAGCCAGAGCGGTGGTTTGAGACCACGCCAGgtcttcgtcgtcaaggGCAGTTAGACGAGACGTTTGTCAGGCCGGTGCGGTCAGAGTCGCCGGATTccaatgaagatgagagcGACGAAGGCATAGAGCGCAAACTCGATTGCAACGCGCGCTTCTTTCGGCCCCGTCGTGGCGCGTATTTACCGTTCAGCGATGGGGCAAGATCTTGCCTTGGACGACGCGTTGCACAGGTTGAAATCATGACTTTCCTGGCTGTCCTTCTCCAACGGTACAGCATTGAATTAGCGCCGGACCAGTGGGCAGGCGAGGACGAAGTCCAGAGAATGGGTAGAGAGGCAAGAGCAGATGTATACCGGAAAGCGCAGACTCTCACCCGGCAGACGCTGGCTGAGGCAGAGTCGGTGATAACATTAGGGCTGCAGGGCAAATCGGTCCCGATGAGGTTGGTTAAAAGAGGTGAAGAGAAATTCACCAGTTGGATGTCCGACGCGTGA
- a CDS encoding cupin protein (similar to Neofusicoccum parvum UCRNP2 XP_007582691.1): MSTSQTNAWLRAQRKSDLVELADNVGLKNYESLKKSELEVALDEFIAEHSSRFANRSDLTPYFNSRSKALGSPIKKESSKDDSDKPLKVAKRRATKALEELTSESDERGSSTAVARTPARSLSQVAARIPLPATPADVANAFDRSTVAMRKRVTSMYQETGITEASNATRETLSTVTSILFVVSAFELYFIRPEILANRYAFTIPAIGLLGTSDYPIYLPDMFLILTSSFWSPALTWALTSVVLPSLFGYFFNLSATSHSGPRTRSKAAANDAVVDPLTFSIVKALISYVVYGQGVTFGGFLSETSIERLNSAVYGGYKGVLVGTAVTGIVSIYDAVLKK; this comes from the exons ATGTCAACATCGCAAACCAATGCTTGGCTGCGCGCGCAGCGCAAAAGTGACCTCGTTGAACTCGCTGATAATGTAGGCTTGAAGAA CTACGAAAGCCTCAAGAAGAGCGAGCTCGAGGTCGCGCTCGATGAGTTCATTGCCGAACACAGCAGCCGCTTTGCCAACCGCTCCGACTTGACCCCCTACTTCAACAGCCGCTCCAAGGCTCTCGGTTCTCCTATTAAGAAGGAATCGTCCAAGGATGACAGCGATAAGCCTCTCAAGGTTGCCAAGCGCCGTGCGACCAAGGCCCTCGAAGAATTGACCTCTGA AAGCGACGAGCGCGGTTCCTCCACTGCTGTTGCGCGTACTCCCGCTCGCAGCCTTTCTCAGGTTGCTGCTCGCATCCCTCTGCCAGCTACTCCCGCTGATGTTGCCAATGCCTTTGACCGCTCGACTGTCGCTATGCGCAAGCGCGTCACGTCCATGTACCAGGAAACCGGCATCACCGAGGCCTCGAATGCTACTCGCGAGACTCTGAGCACCGTCACCAGCATCCTGTTCGTCGTCTCTGCGTTCGAGCTTTACTTTATTCGACCTGAGATTCTGGCCAACCGCTATGCCTTCACCATTCCTGCCATTGGCCTGCTTGGCACCTCTGACTACCCGATTTACCTGCCTGACATGTTCCTCATCTTGACCTCGAGTTTCTGGTCTCCTGCGCTCACTTGGGCCTTGACCAGCGTTGTCCTCCCCAGCTTGTTTGGCTacttcttcaacttgtcCGCCACCAGCCACTCTGGACCACGAACTCGGTCCAAGGCTGCGGCCAACGATGCCGTGGTTGATCCTCTCACCTTCAGCATTGTCAAGGCCCTGATTTCGTACGTCGTCTATGGCCAGGGGGTCACCTTTGGTGGCTTCCTGTCTGAGACGTCTATTGAGCGTCTCAACAGCGCCGTCTACGGCGGCTACAAGGGTGTCCTTGTAGGCACTGCCGTCACGGGTATCGTGAGCATCTACGATGCTGTGTTGAAAAAATAA